A portion of the Actinomycetes bacterium genome contains these proteins:
- the trxB gene encoding thioredoxin-disulfide reductase, which produces MSEVHDLIIVGSGPAGYTAALYAARAQLQPIVFEGAVTAGGALMNTTDVENFPGFPEGIMGPELMQHMKAQAERFGAKLITDDATKVDLTSDIKTLTDGNGEEHRAKAVILATGSGYRELGIPGEKELSGHGVSWCATCDGFFFRDQNIAVVGGGDSAVEEATFLTRFAKKVFLIHRRDELRASKIMADRALNDPKIEMIWDTMVEKANGDGKLTGLTLRNRKTGDTSELPVTGMFVAIGHDPRSELLQGQVTLDDEGYVIVDAPGTRTSLPGVFACGDLVDHTYRQAITAAGTGCAAALDAERYLADLAAGQ; this is translated from the coding sequence GTGAGCGAAGTCCACGATCTGATCATTGTTGGTTCCGGCCCGGCCGGTTACACCGCAGCGCTGTACGCTGCCAGAGCACAATTGCAGCCGATTGTCTTCGAGGGGGCAGTCACCGCTGGCGGAGCGTTGATGAACACCACTGATGTGGAGAACTTCCCTGGATTTCCCGAAGGAATCATGGGCCCAGAGCTCATGCAGCACATGAAAGCCCAAGCCGAGCGGTTCGGCGCAAAACTCATCACTGACGACGCCACCAAAGTGGATTTGACGAGTGACATCAAAACCCTGACGGACGGTAACGGCGAGGAACACCGCGCCAAGGCCGTCATCCTGGCGACCGGCTCCGGGTACCGCGAGCTGGGAATTCCCGGCGAAAAGGAACTGAGCGGGCACGGGGTTTCGTGGTGCGCTACGTGTGATGGTTTCTTTTTCCGGGATCAAAACATTGCCGTCGTGGGTGGCGGAGACTCTGCGGTCGAAGAAGCGACCTTCCTCACCCGGTTCGCGAAGAAGGTCTTCCTGATTCATCGGAGGGATGAACTGCGTGCCAGCAAGATCATGGCTGATCGCGCACTGAATGACCCCAAGATCGAGATGATCTGGGACACCATGGTGGAGAAGGCAAACGGTGATGGAAAACTGACCGGCCTCACGCTGCGGAATCGCAAGACCGGCGACACCAGTGAACTGCCCGTCACCGGCATGTTCGTGGCGATTGGTCATGACCCCCGATCGGAACTCCTGCAGGGCCAGGTCACCTTGGATGATGAGGGATACGTGATCGTAGACGCCCCTGGAACCCGTACGTCACTTCCGGGCGTATTCGCCTGTGGTGATCTGGTGGACCACACCTACCGTCAGGCGATCACGGCAGCAGGAACCGGCTGTGCCGCCGCGCTGGATGCCGAGCGCTATCTGGCTGATCTTGCCGCTGGTCAGTAG
- the trxA gene encoding thioredoxin: MGQNTTVVTEASFTADVLQSDKPVLVDFWAEWCGPCRMVAPVLEEIAGEHADKITVAKLNVDENPQIAASYGVVSIPTLNVYQGGQVVKQIVGAKPKQALLKDLAEFL; the protein is encoded by the coding sequence GTGGGTCAAAACACAACCGTAGTCACCGAAGCGTCGTTCACCGCCGATGTACTGCAATCAGATAAACCAGTCCTTGTCGATTTCTGGGCGGAGTGGTGTGGACCCTGCCGAATGGTGGCTCCGGTTTTGGAAGAGATCGCTGGCGAACATGCTGACAAGATCACGGTCGCGAAGTTGAACGTTGACGAGAATCCGCAAATCGCGGCTAGTTATGGAGTGGTCTCCATCCCAACGCTCAACGTTTACCAAGGCGGTCAGGTCGTCAAGCAAATTGTTGGGGCGAAGCCCAAACAGGCACTGCTGAAGGATCTGGCTGAATTTCTGTGA
- a CDS encoding PLP-dependent aminotransferase family protein, translating into MTASEIRALFAVASRPEVVSLAGGMPYVEALPLDALAETASRLIRERGAQALQYGSGQGDTVLREQIVDVMSDMGVSSHPDDIVVTAGSQMALDLVARIFCNPGDVVLVESPSYVGALGIFRAFECDIVHVPMDGDGLIPAALEETIADVRASGRTIKLIYTIPSFHNPAGITQPPQRRKELLDIALREDLLVLEDDPYALLGFDGVVPRAMRADDSDQVVYLGSFSKTLASGLRVGWAVAPHGVREKLVLAAEAAVLCPSNFTQGVVSEFLATQPWRDQVEVFRDVYRERRDALLESLDALMPPGTEWTRPAGGFYSWLTLPEGLDATAMLPRAVSALVAYVPGTGFYADGQGRRHLRLSYCYPEPDRIREGVRRLAAVMEQELQIGETFGTASALHHPSGSSVPTPDML; encoded by the coding sequence ATGACCGCCTCGGAGATTCGCGCACTCTTCGCCGTAGCCTCTCGCCCTGAGGTGGTGTCGCTGGCGGGTGGGATGCCCTACGTAGAGGCGCTCCCGCTCGATGCCCTCGCTGAAACTGCATCGCGACTCATCCGCGAACGTGGCGCTCAAGCTCTGCAATACGGCTCCGGGCAAGGAGACACCGTGCTCCGAGAGCAAATCGTTGACGTGATGTCTGACATGGGGGTGTCATCCCATCCTGATGACATCGTCGTAACCGCTGGTTCGCAAATGGCGCTTGACTTGGTGGCTCGCATCTTTTGCAACCCCGGCGATGTCGTTCTCGTAGAGTCACCAAGTTACGTGGGCGCCTTGGGTATCTTCCGCGCCTTCGAGTGCGACATCGTTCACGTTCCGATGGACGGCGATGGCCTGATCCCGGCGGCTCTCGAGGAAACAATCGCGGACGTCCGGGCCTCTGGTCGAACGATCAAGTTGATCTACACGATCCCCTCCTTCCACAATCCCGCCGGCATTACCCAACCACCCCAACGCCGCAAGGAGTTACTAGACATCGCCCTGCGCGAAGATCTGCTAGTTCTCGAAGACGACCCTTATGCGCTGCTGGGCTTTGACGGCGTCGTACCCCGAGCCATGCGGGCTGACGACAGCGACCAGGTCGTATACCTAGGATCTTTTTCGAAGACGCTGGCCTCAGGTCTACGCGTTGGTTGGGCCGTCGCACCTCACGGTGTCCGGGAAAAACTGGTTCTGGCCGCTGAGGCAGCCGTGCTGTGCCCATCGAACTTCACCCAAGGAGTCGTCTCGGAGTTCCTAGCCACCCAACCGTGGCGTGATCAAGTCGAAGTTTTTCGGGATGTCTACCGTGAGCGACGGGACGCACTGCTGGAGTCACTTGATGCGCTGATGCCACCCGGCACGGAATGGACACGTCCCGCCGGCGGCTTCTACTCCTGGCTGACGCTACCCGAGGGGCTGGATGCAACCGCCATGCTTCCCCGCGCGGTATCTGCGCTGGTCGCCTACGTTCCCGGTACCGGTTTCTATGCTGATGGTCAGGGTCGCCGCCATCTACGGTTGTCGTACTGCTACCCGGAACCGGATCGAATTCGGGAAGGTGTTCGCCGACTGGCTGCAGTGATGGAGCAAGAACTACAGATCGGTGAAACCTTCGGTACCGCAAGTGCGCTGCACCATCCTTCCGGCTCATCGGTACCTACCCCCGACATGCTCTGA
- a CDS encoding protein kinase family protein yields MSTPPDSSISQRQVGRYILLDLVAESTGTALWLARDPALDRTVAVRILPQADPRASRLREAAAGAAKVLDRRTVRVLDVVETDEELAVVTEWVTGTCWLDLLDDGWSPQEVTIVALEVARALESAHQSGVTHGRLRPQSVMITDTREVRLRGLGVDAVLRGEDPFDDPFAADLHGVGALLYVGLTRKWPGPGTLSALPPAPLAGGNTAAASAVEPNVPTALDRVINRSLTTLGNTRDQSYQDMAECVYALENAAGVLGATSAGDRHHDDTDRATNRLLGRVGTLLIALLAISGLVLLLWQLTVGNRVTEAEDAPAQVPADGATPNEPSPVKERPFPVVAVQDHDPAGDGSENPELVNLAVDGRKVTAWTTETYSFSEPKPEEGIGLILDLGAVRPVRAIDLRMTDSGADFAVATTTKNPNKPANFNEILSITGAGEKIRVRTPEAIATRFVLIKLTRLPFDGTNYVGGISEVRILG; encoded by the coding sequence GTGTCGACCCCCCCAGATTCATCTATTTCACAGCGTCAGGTGGGTCGATATATTCTGCTGGACCTCGTAGCGGAAAGCACCGGAACGGCGCTTTGGCTCGCGCGAGATCCGGCTCTCGATCGCACGGTGGCAGTTCGAATCCTGCCGCAAGCGGACCCTCGCGCCAGCCGTCTCCGCGAGGCGGCTGCTGGTGCCGCCAAGGTACTCGATCGCAGGACGGTGCGCGTCCTAGATGTGGTGGAAACCGATGAGGAACTGGCTGTGGTCACCGAATGGGTCACCGGAACCTGTTGGCTTGATCTTTTGGACGATGGCTGGTCACCACAAGAGGTGACCATCGTGGCTCTCGAGGTAGCACGGGCGCTGGAGAGTGCTCATCAGTCGGGTGTGACTCACGGGCGACTCCGGCCCCAATCGGTCATGATCACCGATACTCGGGAAGTCCGACTGCGCGGCCTCGGAGTGGACGCGGTTCTTCGCGGTGAGGATCCGTTCGACGACCCGTTTGCGGCCGATCTGCACGGAGTCGGGGCCCTGCTATACGTGGGTCTAACTCGAAAGTGGCCTGGGCCGGGCACACTGTCAGCACTTCCACCGGCCCCGCTGGCCGGTGGAAACACAGCTGCCGCTTCGGCAGTCGAGCCCAATGTGCCCACCGCCCTCGATCGGGTGATCAACCGTTCACTAACGACACTGGGAAATACCCGCGATCAGTCCTACCAGGACATGGCCGAGTGCGTCTACGCATTGGAAAATGCCGCAGGGGTCCTCGGCGCCACCTCAGCCGGAGATCGGCATCATGACGATACTGACCGGGCCACCAACCGGCTGCTGGGGCGTGTGGGCACCTTGCTGATTGCATTGCTGGCTATTAGCGGCCTAGTGCTGCTGCTCTGGCAACTCACTGTGGGAAATCGCGTGACCGAGGCAGAGGACGCACCGGCACAAGTACCAGCGGACGGTGCCACACCCAATGAACCGTCACCGGTCAAGGAACGTCCTTTCCCAGTAGTGGCGGTCCAAGATCATGATCCCGCCGGCGATGGCAGCGAAAATCCCGAGTTGGTCAATCTGGCTGTCGACGGGCGAAAAGTCACTGCCTGGACGACGGAGACCTACAGTTTCTCCGAACCCAAACCCGAGGAAGGGATCGGGCTAATCCTCGATCTGGGGGCAGTTCGACCGGTACGCGCAATCGATCTTCGCATGACCGACAGTGGGGCTGATTTTGCAGTGGCAACCACGACGAAGAACCCCAACAAGCCCGCCAACTTCAACGAGATTCTCAGCATCACCGGCGCTGGCGAAAAGATTCGGGTTCGCACCCCGGAAGCGATTGCTACTCGTTTCGTCCTCATCAAACTCACTCGGTTGCCGTTCGATGGCACGAACTATGTCGGTGGCATCAGCGAAGTTCGAATCTTGGGCTGA
- a CDS encoding D-alanine--D-alanine ligase, translating to MSNLHETPTVLVLCGGLSPERDVSIRSGRRVAEALRSQGLAVTTADADASLLQRLAEARPQCVLPALHGTGGEDGSLSDVLTTVGIPFVGSPADPARLAFDKSVAKGVVRHWQLPTPDSVALPHSMFRELGAAQLLDRLVDRLGLPLMVKPTRGGSALGASIVHEATELPAAMVGAFAYGDVALVERYVAGTELAVSVIDTDEGPVALPAVEIVPDGGFYDYNARYTAGATEFFSPARLDQATAARVEDIAVAVHQNMSLRDYSRIDLIVGEDSEPMFLEANVSPGITETSLLPQAVEAASRDLGAVFAQLVHRAIDRG from the coding sequence ATGTCCAACCTCCATGAAACTCCCACGGTTCTCGTTCTCTGCGGCGGTCTATCCCCAGAGCGCGACGTATCGATCCGATCGGGTCGTCGGGTCGCCGAGGCCTTGCGATCGCAAGGCCTCGCTGTCACTACTGCCGACGCTGATGCCTCCTTACTGCAGCGCCTTGCCGAGGCCCGCCCGCAGTGTGTCCTGCCAGCACTGCACGGTACCGGTGGCGAGGATGGCTCCCTGTCTGATGTTTTGACAACGGTAGGGATTCCCTTTGTCGGTTCACCTGCAGATCCTGCACGTCTTGCCTTCGACAAGTCGGTGGCCAAGGGCGTTGTTCGGCACTGGCAACTACCTACTCCCGATTCGGTGGCTTTGCCACATTCCATGTTCCGCGAACTGGGGGCAGCGCAGTTGCTTGACCGATTGGTGGATCGGCTCGGCCTGCCACTCATGGTCAAGCCCACGCGCGGGGGTTCAGCGCTGGGTGCCTCGATAGTGCACGAGGCTACTGAGCTTCCCGCTGCCATGGTTGGTGCCTTCGCCTACGGCGATGTTGCACTAGTTGAGCGATACGTTGCGGGGACTGAATTAGCCGTGTCTGTGATTGATACCGATGAAGGTCCGGTGGCACTACCCGCAGTTGAAATTGTCCCGGACGGTGGCTTCTACGACTACAACGCCCGCTACACCGCCGGTGCTACTGAGTTCTTTAGCCCCGCCCGACTCGATCAGGCTACCGCTGCTCGGGTGGAGGACATTGCCGTGGCCGTCCACCAGAACATGTCGCTGCGGGACTACTCACGCATCGACTTAATCGTGGGGGAAGACAGCGAACCCATGTTCTTAGAGGCGAACGTCTCGCCCGGAATTACCGAAACCTCACTGCTGCCGCAGGCGGTCGAGGCCGCCTCACGGGATTTAGGTGCAGTGTTCGCCCAACTGGTGCACCGAGCAATCGACCGAGGCTGA
- a CDS encoding peptidoglycan-binding protein, whose translation MSLIRIGDRGPAVAEVRARLARLGLLPGSRFAEESLQRDRLRQGPLEQEDNPAAWSTTQLISADFDEEVEAAVRTFQRERGITADGIVGPETFRRLEEARWKLGDRTLAYAAGHPTSGEDVLELQSRLNAMGFSCGKEDGSFGPATDQAVREFQSNLGLRSDGVCGPNTYRSLGQLRRTVGQESSQEVRDRIALQKTRTGIQGKIVVLDPGATSANPSIEACQLCANVAGRLERRLIPLGAHVVVTTPLASDETPPPEEADRARICNELSADLVISLTAFSREHEPTGISAYYFGRDGGSHSVPGKMMAAMLLEELTAENTAVSAGPQPRTWDILRNTRMPAVRIAIGNTGDVNDSGALSQPQHLDNLARVMTDTIVRFFAP comes from the coding sequence ATGTCTTTGATACGAATCGGTGACCGAGGACCGGCCGTTGCCGAAGTACGGGCGAGGCTGGCCCGCCTCGGCCTGCTGCCAGGTTCGCGCTTCGCTGAGGAGTCCCTACAGCGCGACCGACTGCGGCAAGGGCCGCTGGAACAAGAAGATAATCCGGCAGCCTGGAGCACTACCCAACTCATTAGTGCCGACTTCGACGAGGAAGTGGAAGCCGCAGTGCGCACATTCCAGCGCGAACGGGGGATCACTGCTGACGGAATCGTCGGCCCGGAGACCTTTCGGCGATTGGAAGAAGCTCGCTGGAAACTCGGGGATCGGACACTCGCCTACGCCGCAGGTCATCCCACCTCGGGGGAGGACGTGCTGGAACTGCAAAGCCGGCTCAACGCCATGGGTTTCTCCTGCGGGAAGGAAGACGGCAGTTTCGGCCCCGCAACTGACCAAGCAGTTCGAGAGTTTCAGAGCAACCTTGGGCTGCGTTCCGATGGTGTCTGCGGACCCAATACGTATCGATCCCTCGGGCAACTGCGACGCACGGTAGGGCAGGAGTCTAGCCAGGAGGTACGGGACCGGATCGCGCTGCAGAAAACGCGAACCGGCATCCAAGGCAAGATTGTGGTGTTGGATCCGGGAGCCACCTCGGCAAATCCCTCCATCGAAGCCTGCCAGCTATGCGCGAACGTTGCAGGCCGACTGGAACGTCGGCTCATCCCGTTAGGTGCTCACGTCGTAGTCACCACACCATTAGCTTCGGATGAAACGCCACCACCGGAAGAGGCCGATCGTGCGCGAATCTGCAACGAACTCAGCGCCGACCTAGTTATCTCCTTGACCGCCTTTAGTCGGGAACACGAGCCGACCGGGATCAGTGCCTACTACTTCGGTCGAGACGGTGGCTCACACTCAGTACCGGGCAAGATGATGGCCGCGATGTTGTTGGAAGAACTCACGGCGGAAAACACGGCAGTCAGTGCCGGGCCCCAGCCCCGCACCTGGGACATCCTGCGAAATACCCGCATGCCTGCGGTTCGAATCGCTATAGGTAACACCGGCGATGTCAACGATTCTGGTGCCCTGTCCCAACCTCAGCATTTGGACAACCTAGCTAGAGTCATGACAGATACGATCGTGCGATTCTTCGCGCCCTAG
- the sigM gene encoding RNA polymerase sigma factor SigM — protein MQSTDSSSDEQLLAAHVDGDPHAFAELFRRHSDRLWAVALRTCRDPDDAADSLQDAMISAFRRASSFRGDARVTTWLHRIVVNACLDRMRSRKNRPTIALPDTEADVGTHDGRDQISEHVTRLTVMTALAEIPDEQRIALTLVDLEGWPVDEAAEILQIPPGTVKSRCFRGRQRMAELLRNHNEAGDVPTKSSRITDGVNDDKE, from the coding sequence ATGCAGTCCACCGATAGTTCCAGCGACGAGCAACTCCTCGCTGCCCACGTCGATGGCGATCCGCATGCCTTTGCAGAACTGTTTCGGCGACATTCCGATCGACTCTGGGCAGTAGCATTGCGCACCTGCCGCGACCCAGATGATGCCGCCGACTCGCTGCAAGATGCCATGATCTCGGCTTTTCGGCGCGCCAGTTCATTTCGAGGGGACGCCCGAGTGACCACTTGGCTGCACCGGATCGTCGTGAACGCCTGCCTGGACCGGATGAGATCGCGTAAGAATCGACCCACGATTGCGCTACCTGATACCGAAGCGGATGTCGGCACTCACGATGGTCGGGATCAGATTTCCGAACATGTCACTCGATTGACGGTGATGACCGCGCTTGCGGAAATACCCGACGAACAACGGATCGCCTTGACGCTGGTCGATCTTGAAGGATGGCCGGTCGATGAAGCCGCAGAAATCCTGCAAATCCCACCAGGTACCGTCAAGAGTCGATGCTTTCGTGGCCGACAGCGGATGGCGGAGTTGCTCAGGAACCATAACGAAGCGGGCGACGTCCCAACCAAGAGCAGCCGGATAACCGACGGGGTGAACGATGACAAAGAATGA